The Erythrobacter sp. JK5 genome includes a region encoding these proteins:
- the ettA gene encoding energy-dependent translational throttle protein EttA, protein MAAQYAFVMKGMTKSFPGAQKPVLSNISLQFYQGAKIGIVGPNGAGKSTLMKIMAGIDTDFSGEAWAGENITVGYLPQEPELDSTKTVLENVREGALETAQLVEEFNAVSAQMAEPDADFDALGDKMAELQAKIDAVDGWTLDNQLEIAMEALRCPPSDMGVESLSGGEKRRVALTRLLIQKPSILLLDEPTNHLDAESVEWLENHLKEYAGAVLMITHDRYFLDNVVEWILELDRGSYYPYEGNYSTYLEKKAKRLEQESREESGKQKALQRELEWIRQTPSARQTKSKARIRKFEELQEAQGNRTPGKAQIVIQVPERLGGKVIEAKNLTKAYGDKLLFENLSFMLPPGGIVGVIGPNGAGKSTLFKIITGQETPDSGSIEIGDTVRLGYVDQSRDDLTPTNNVWEEISDGLDYMKVNGHDMSTRAYVGAFNFKGPDQQKNVGKLSGGERNRVHMAKMLKEGGNVLLLDEPTNDLDVETLAALEDAIENFAGCAVVISHDRFFLDRLATHILAFEGNSHVEWFEGNFEAYEEDKRRRLGDAADRPTRLAYKKLTR, encoded by the coding sequence ATGGCCGCGCAATACGCATTCGTCATGAAAGGCATGACCAAGAGCTTCCCCGGTGCCCAGAAGCCGGTGCTGTCGAACATCAGCCTCCAATTCTACCAGGGCGCGAAGATCGGCATCGTCGGGCCCAACGGCGCGGGCAAATCGACCCTGATGAAGATCATGGCCGGGATCGACACCGATTTTTCGGGCGAGGCCTGGGCGGGCGAGAACATCACCGTCGGCTACCTGCCGCAGGAGCCGGAGCTCGATTCGACCAAGACCGTGCTCGAAAACGTGCGCGAAGGTGCGCTTGAAACCGCGCAGCTGGTCGAGGAATTCAACGCCGTCTCCGCGCAGATGGCCGAACCCGACGCCGATTTCGACGCGCTCGGCGACAAGATGGCCGAGCTGCAGGCGAAGATCGACGCGGTCGATGGCTGGACGCTCGACAACCAGCTCGAAATCGCGATGGAGGCGCTGCGCTGCCCGCCGTCGGACATGGGCGTCGAAAGCCTTTCGGGCGGCGAGAAGCGCCGTGTCGCGCTGACCCGGCTGCTGATCCAGAAGCCCTCGATCCTGCTGCTGGACGAGCCGACCAACCACCTCGACGCGGAATCCGTCGAATGGCTCGAGAACCACCTCAAGGAATATGCCGGTGCGGTGCTGATGATCACCCACGATCGCTACTTCCTCGACAATGTGGTGGAATGGATCCTCGAGCTCGATCGCGGTTCCTACTACCCCTACGAAGGCAACTACTCGACCTATCTCGAGAAGAAGGCCAAGCGTCTCGAACAGGAAAGCCGCGAGGAGAGCGGCAAGCAGAAGGCGCTGCAACGCGAGCTCGAATGGATCCGGCAGACGCCATCCGCGCGCCAGACCAAGTCCAAGGCGCGTATCCGCAAGTTCGAAGAGCTGCAGGAAGCGCAGGGCAACCGCACCCCCGGCAAGGCGCAGATCGTCATCCAGGTCCCCGAACGGCTCGGCGGCAAGGTGATCGAGGCGAAGAACCTCACCAAGGCCTATGGCGACAAGCTCTTGTTCGAAAACCTTTCCTTCATGCTGCCCCCCGGCGGCATCGTCGGCGTGATCGGGCCAAACGGCGCGGGCAAGTCCACGCTGTTCAAGATCATCACCGGGCAGGAAACCCCCGACAGCGGCAGCATCGAGATCGGCGACACCGTCCGCCTCGGCTATGTCGACCAGTCGCGCGACGACCTGACGCCGACCAACAACGTCTGGGAGGAAATCTCCGACGGGCTCGATTACATGAAGGTCAACGGCCACGACATGTCGACCCGCGCCTATGTCGGCGCGTTCAACTTCAAGGGGCCGGACCAGCAGAAGAATGTCGGCAAGCTCTCGGGCGGCGAACGCAACCGCGTGCACATGGCCAAGATGCTGAAAGAGGGCGGCAACGTGCTGCTGCTCGACGAGCCGACCAACGACCTCGACGTCGAGACCTTGGCCGCGCTGGAAGACGCGATCGAGAACTTCGCCGGCTGCGCCGTGGTGATCTCGCACGACCGCTTCTTTCTGGATCGTCTCGCGACGCACATTCTGGCGTTTGAGGGCAACAGCCACGTCGAATGGTTCGAGGGGAACTTCGAGGCGTATGAAGAGGATAAGCGGCGGCGGCTGGGCGACGCGGCGGATCGGCCTACGCGGTTGGCTTATAAGAAGCTGACTCGGTGA
- a CDS encoding GIY-YIG nuclease family protein translates to MVAMEKGGWVYIMANRYRGGMYTGVTADLPARVWQHRNGEGSEHVAASGKTMLVYAERHEDIADAIAREKLVKKWRREWKFALIEKDNPEWKDLWEDWYGEGD, encoded by the coding sequence ATGGTCGCCATGGAAAAGGGCGGCTGGGTCTACATCATGGCGAACCGCTATCGCGGCGGGATGTATACCGGCGTGACGGCAGACTTGCCCGCACGTGTGTGGCAGCACCGCAATGGCGAGGGTTCGGAGCATGTCGCTGCATCCGGCAAGACGATGCTGGTCTATGCCGAGCGGCACGAGGACATCGCCGATGCGATCGCGCGCGAGAAGCTGGTGAAGAAATGGCGGCGGGAGTGGAAGTTCGCGCTGATCGAGAAGGACAATCCGGAGTGGAAGGATTTGTGGGAGGATTGGTATGGGGAGGGTGATTAG
- a CDS encoding acylphosphatase, whose protein sequence is MPATHCIIHGLVQGVFYRDWTIARARSLGLAGWVRNLPDTTVEAHLEGDRHAIARMIAALHEGPPRARVERIEQTEVDPQDFAIFERR, encoded by the coding sequence ATGCCCGCCACCCACTGCATCATCCACGGTCTGGTTCAGGGCGTGTTCTACCGCGACTGGACCATCGCGAGGGCGCGCTCCCTCGGCCTTGCGGGGTGGGTGCGCAACCTGCCGGACACGACGGTCGAGGCGCATCTGGAGGGTGATCGCCACGCCATCGCCCGCATGATCGCCGCGCTGCACGAAGGCCCACCGCGCGCGCGGGTCGAGCGGATCGAGCAGACTGAAGTCGACCCGCAGGACTTCGCGATCTTCGAGCGGCGCTAG
- a CDS encoding pyridoxamine 5'-phosphate oxidase family protein: MAHMPAMFDHLDDVQRDLTNRLIRAARDRRSPMHTPGVVTSDIDARTMVLREFDSAAWTLRFHTDSRAPKVGPIEADPRMAVLFYDKGAKVQIRARGTGAILRDADVTRQAWADGSNFARRCYLGDGPGTLAEAPTSGLPAELEGIEPSDAQLEPAWDNFAVLLVELSEIDWLYLAHTGHVRAQFARGDGGTWQGRWVTP, translated from the coding sequence ATGGCCCACATGCCCGCCATGTTCGACCATCTCGACGACGTGCAGCGTGATCTCACCAACCGGCTCATCCGTGCGGCGCGGGATCGCAGGTCGCCGATGCACACCCCCGGGGTGGTCACCAGCGACATCGATGCCCGCACGATGGTGCTGCGCGAATTCGACAGCGCGGCGTGGACCTTGCGCTTCCATACCGATAGCCGCGCGCCCAAGGTCGGCCCGATCGAGGCCGACCCTCGCATGGCGGTGCTGTTCTACGACAAGGGCGCCAAGGTGCAGATCCGCGCACGCGGGACCGGCGCGATCCTGCGCGATGCCGACGTGACGCGGCAGGCATGGGCCGACGGGTCGAACTTCGCGCGGCGGTGCTACCTTGGCGACGGACCGGGGACGCTGGCCGAGGCGCCGACATCGGGGCTCCCGGCGGAGCTCGAAGGCATCGAGCCGAGCGACGCACAGCTCGAGCCCGCATGGGACAATTTCGCGGTGCTGCTGGTCGAGCTGAGCGAGATCGACTGGCTGTACCTCGCGCATACCGGGCATGTTCGCGCACAATTCGCGCGCGGGGATGGCGGAACGTGGCAGGGGCGCTGGGTCACGCCCTAG
- a CDS encoding RcnB family protein, translating to MDLSQWLKGSALSALALALAVVVPTESGEAKAEAAEAANATASFEQDRQDRAQRRSERRANRQQARGDNRGQRQEARRGNRAQRQEARGGNRGERQEMRRDNRQSQQFERRAVRAGERNIERAGNRGQQYQGRAERRAEQRQDRGDRRFNGRAERRENAQNRRADNRVDRRGNRIENRQIRRDGFRDGVRTERQRDRYENRQIRRDGFRDGVRTERRRDRYEDRQIRRDGFRDGVRAERRRDYRRDQRDYRRSDRRYRDQRNYRGDRGYARGYRDGIRNHKRWDRRWRNHNRYGWRNYRSSHRNIFRLGRYYAPYRAHRYSRLHIGFYLDSLFYQPRFYISDPWAYRLPDVYGPYRWVRYYDDVLLVDIYTGEVVDVIYDFFW from the coding sequence ATGGACCTATCCCAATGGCTGAAAGGCAGCGCGCTGTCCGCACTGGCGCTCGCGCTTGCAGTGGTCGTTCCCACCGAATCCGGCGAGGCGAAAGCCGAGGCGGCCGAAGCGGCGAATGCGACGGCGAGCTTCGAACAGGATCGCCAGGATCGCGCACAACGTCGCAGCGAACGCCGCGCCAACCGCCAGCAGGCCCGCGGCGACAATCGCGGTCAGCGCCAGGAAGCGCGACGCGGCAATCGCGCGCAACGCCAGGAAGCACGCGGCGGCAATCGCGGCGAGCGCCAGGAAATGCGGCGCGACAACCGTCAGAGCCAGCAGTTCGAGCGGCGCGCGGTGCGGGCCGGAGAGCGCAATATCGAGCGCGCCGGCAATCGCGGCCAGCAGTACCAGGGCCGCGCCGAACGCCGGGCCGAGCAGCGCCAGGACCGGGGCGACCGGCGTTTCAACGGGCGTGCAGAGCGTCGCGAGAATGCTCAGAACCGTCGGGCCGATAACCGCGTGGACCGTCGTGGCAACCGCATCGAGAACCGGCAGATCCGGCGTGACGGCTTCCGCGATGGAGTCCGGACGGAACGGCAGCGTGATCGCTACGAGAACCGGCAGATCCGCCGCGATGGCTTCCGCGACGGTGTCCGGACCGAACGGCGGCGCGATCGCTACGAAGACCGGCAAATCCGCCGCGATGGCTTCCGCGATGGCGTAAGGGCCGAGCGGCGGCGTGACTATCGCCGCGACCAGCGCGACTATCGCCGCAGCGACCGGCGTTATCGCGATCAGCGCAACTACCGGGGCGATCGCGGCTATGCCCGCGGGTACCGAGACGGGATCCGCAACCACAAACGGTGGGATCGGCGCTGGCGCAACCACAACCGCTATGGCTGGCGCAATTATCGCAGTTCGCACCGGAACATCTTCCGGCTCGGTCGCTACTACGCGCCGTACCGCGCGCACCGCTACAGCCGGCTGCATATCGGGTTCTACCTCGACAGCCTGTTCTACCAACCGCGCTTCTACATCAGCGATCCGTGGGCCTATCGCCTGCCGGACGTCTACGGACCCTATCGCTGGGTGAGGTATTACGACGACGTGCTGCTGGTCGATATCTACACCGGCGAAGTGGTCGACGTGATCTACGATTTCTTCTGGTAA
- a CDS encoding 2OG-Fe(II) oxygenase, protein MPKTETIPDQDGLVRVGQSVRQRLKADPGAYRVDTEKAELFAIGDFLTGAESERLCLMIDQIARPSSLHELGYESGFRTSYSGDLDPSDSFVKSISRRIDDLLGLNPIIGEAIQGQRYLPGQQFKPHNDWFYTTEKYWNLERKRGGQRSWTAMAYLNTVEEGGGTHFTEIGINIQPKPGVLLVWNNATPDGRPNEATMHAGTPVVKGSKYVITKWYRTRRWR, encoded by the coding sequence ATGCCCAAGACCGAAACCATTCCCGATCAGGACGGCCTGGTACGCGTCGGACAGAGCGTGCGACAGCGACTCAAGGCCGATCCCGGTGCCTACCGGGTCGACACCGAAAAGGCGGAGCTTTTCGCGATCGGCGATTTCCTCACCGGCGCCGAAAGCGAGCGGTTGTGCCTGATGATCGACCAGATCGCACGGCCTTCTTCGCTGCATGAACTCGGCTACGAAAGCGGCTTTCGTACGTCCTATTCGGGCGATCTCGACCCTTCGGATAGCTTCGTGAAAAGCATTTCGCGACGGATCGACGATCTGCTGGGCCTGAACCCGATCATCGGCGAAGCGATCCAGGGTCAGCGCTACCTCCCCGGCCAGCAGTTCAAGCCGCACAACGACTGGTTCTACACCACCGAGAAGTACTGGAATCTCGAACGCAAGCGCGGCGGGCAGCGCAGCTGGACCGCGATGGCCTATCTCAACACCGTGGAGGAAGGCGGCGGGACGCATTTCACGGAAATCGGCATCAACATCCAGCCCAAGCCCGGCGTGCTGCTGGTGTGGAACAACGCCACCCCGGATGGCCGACCCAACGAGGCGACGATGCATGCCGGAACGCCGGTGGTGAAGGGCTCGAAATACGTCATCACCAAGTGGTATCGCACACGGCGCTGGCGGTAG
- a CDS encoding lysine--tRNA ligase, with the protein MSMDELIAAARVNKAWPFQEAQRLLKRYPDGAKSDGSPILFETGYGPSGLPHIGTFQEVLRTTLVRRAFEAMIGARPEDGRTRLVAFSDDMDGLRKVPDNVPNHDMLASHLGKPLSRIPDPFDAGHESFAAHNNAMLRAFLDRFGFEYEFVASNDMYNSGRFDDALRQVLRTNQDILDIMLPTLREERRQTYSPILPISPVSGRVLQVPVEVVDAEAGTVRFTDEDGSDVEQSALGGMSKLQWKVDWAMRWYALGVDYEMYGKDLTDSGVQSGRIVKALGGRKPEGLIYEMFLDENGEKISKSKGNGLSIEEWLTYGSEESLGFYIFPNPKSAKQLHVGVIPRAVDDYWAFRERIAEQDLDKKLGNPAWNLLRAKGGWHADEAPGEGESLPVTYGLLLNLASVLGTQATPEALEDYLRSYLGEVDIRPELARLIHCAINYTRDFIVPTLSKRAPAANEAAALRALDAELATAPADIAAEELQTIVYEIGKREEFGFESLRDWFRGLYETLLGSEQGPRMGSFIALYGVENSRKLIGEALARA; encoded by the coding sequence ATGAGCATGGACGAACTGATCGCCGCCGCACGCGTCAACAAGGCCTGGCCGTTCCAAGAGGCGCAGCGCCTCCTCAAACGCTACCCAGACGGCGCGAAGTCTGACGGTTCGCCGATCCTGTTCGAAACCGGCTATGGCCCCAGCGGCCTGCCGCATATCGGCACGTTTCAGGAAGTGCTGCGCACGACGCTGGTGCGGCGCGCGTTCGAGGCCATGATCGGCGCGCGTCCCGAAGACGGCAGGACGCGGCTGGTAGCATTCAGCGACGACATGGACGGGCTGCGCAAGGTGCCCGACAACGTCCCCAATCACGACATGCTGGCATCGCATCTCGGCAAGCCGTTGTCCCGGATACCCGACCCGTTCGACGCCGGGCACGAAAGCTTTGCCGCGCACAACAACGCGATGCTGCGCGCGTTTCTCGATCGGTTCGGGTTCGAGTACGAGTTCGTCGCTTCGAACGACATGTACAATTCGGGCCGGTTCGACGATGCGCTGCGGCAGGTGCTGCGCACAAACCAGGACATCCTCGACATCATGCTGCCGACCCTGCGCGAGGAACGGCGGCAGACTTATTCGCCGATCCTGCCGATCAGCCCGGTCAGCGGTCGGGTGCTGCAGGTGCCGGTCGAGGTCGTCGATGCCGAGGCCGGGACGGTGCGCTTCACCGACGAAGACGGCAGCGACGTCGAGCAGTCGGCGCTTGGCGGCATGTCCAAGCTGCAATGGAAGGTCGACTGGGCGATGCGCTGGTATGCGCTCGGGGTCGATTACGAGATGTACGGCAAGGATCTGACCGACAGCGGCGTGCAGTCGGGCCGGATCGTCAAGGCGCTCGGCGGGCGCAAGCCCGAGGGTCTGATCTACGAGATGTTCCTCGACGAGAATGGCGAGAAGATCTCGAAGTCGAAGGGCAACGGGCTCTCCATCGAGGAGTGGCTGACCTATGGCAGCGAAGAGAGCCTGGGCTTCTACATCTTCCCCAATCCCAAAAGCGCCAAGCAGCTGCATGTCGGGGTGATCCCGCGCGCGGTCGACGATTACTGGGCGTTCCGCGAGCGTATTGCCGAACAGGATCTCGACAAGAAGCTCGGCAATCCGGCGTGGAACCTGCTGCGCGCCAAGGGCGGATGGCATGCCGACGAGGCACCGGGCGAAGGCGAGAGCCTGCCCGTGACCTATGGCCTGTTGCTCAACCTCGCGAGCGTGCTCGGGACGCAGGCGACGCCCGAGGCGCTGGAGGATTACCTGCGCTCCTATCTGGGCGAGGTCGACATTCGCCCCGAGCTCGCGCGGCTGATCCACTGCGCGATCAATTACACCCGCGACTTCATCGTCCCCACGCTGAGCAAGCGTGCGCCCGCGGCGAACGAAGCGGCGGCCCTGCGCGCGCTCGATGCCGAGCTGGCCACCGCCCCGGCGGACATCGCGGCGGAGGAATTGCAGACCATCGTCTACGAAATCGGCAAGCGCGAGGAATTCGGCTTCGAAAGCCTGCGCGACTGGTTCCGGGGGCTTTACGAGACGCTGCTCGGATCGGAGCAAGGGCCGCGCATGGGCAGTTTCATCGCGCTCTACGGGGTCGAGAACAGCCGCAAGCTGATCGGCGAGGCTTTGGCTAGGGCATAG
- a CDS encoding copper resistance protein B: MIRFFALASAALIAAPLAAQDHSAHGSKPEMDHCAMGHLPPEQCPPQDETKAEPEAMDHSGHDMTETPDEPTMDHSGHAMGADKSVPGAAPEDAVPARALEGPRHAADAIWGEAAMAPARRQLARENGGMTTGMVLIERLEARFPAEGGGTGYVWDAQGWYGGDINRFVLKTEGEGEFGGALEDAEIQALYSRAIGPFFDLQAGVRFDPEPDSRGHLVLGIQGLAPYMFHVDGALFLSDRGDLTARLEGEYDQRITQRLILQPRLEVEFSAQDIPERDIGAGITTIEPGLRLRYEFVPEFAPYVGVEYEAKLGETADIARAAGENPDGFKLIVGLRAWF, from the coding sequence GTGATCCGTTTTTTCGCCCTTGCCAGCGCAGCCCTGATCGCTGCGCCGCTCGCTGCGCAGGATCACTCCGCGCATGGGAGTAAGCCGGAGATGGATCACTGCGCCATGGGCCACCTGCCGCCCGAGCAATGCCCGCCGCAGGACGAGACGAAGGCCGAGCCGGAAGCGATGGACCATTCCGGGCATGACATGACCGAGACACCCGATGAGCCGACAATGGACCATTCGGGGCACGCGATGGGTGCCGACAAGTCCGTGCCCGGAGCTGCGCCCGAAGACGCTGTGCCGGCGCGCGCCCTCGAGGGTCCGCGCCACGCTGCCGATGCGATCTGGGGCGAAGCGGCAATGGCTCCCGCGCGCCGCCAGCTGGCACGCGAGAATGGCGGGATGACAACCGGCATGGTCCTGATCGAGCGGCTCGAAGCGCGGTTCCCGGCCGAAGGCGGCGGCACCGGATATGTCTGGGATGCGCAGGGCTGGTACGGCGGCGACATCAACCGCTTCGTGCTCAAGACCGAAGGGGAAGGCGAATTTGGCGGCGCGCTGGAAGATGCCGAAATACAGGCGCTCTACAGCCGCGCGATCGGCCCGTTTTTCGACCTGCAGGCGGGCGTCCGGTTCGATCCGGAACCCGATTCGCGCGGGCATCTGGTGCTCGGCATTCAGGGACTTGCGCCCTACATGTTCCACGTCGACGGGGCGTTGTTCCTGTCAGACAGGGGCGACCTTACCGCGCGGCTGGAAGGCGAATACGACCAGCGTATCACCCAGCGGCTGATCCTCCAGCCGCGGCTTGAAGTCGAATTCTCGGCGCAGGACATTCCCGAACGCGATATCGGTGCGGGGATCACCACAATCGAGCCGGGCCTGCGGCTGCGCTATGAATTCGTGCCCGAATTCGCGCCCTATGTCGGGGTCGAGTACGAAGCCAAGCTTGGCGAAACCGCCGACATCGCCCGCGCTGCCGGGGAGAACCCGGACGGTTTCAAGCTGATCGTCGGCCTGCGCGCCTGGTTCTGA
- a CDS encoding copper resistance system multicopper oxidase → MPVSLNRRHFISSTVGLAAAASLATPAWAKGRSLTHAKNGFGELSGEDIALSIGDAHFVTGARSGHAIAVNGTVPGPLIRLREGQDVRLHVTNNLDEDSSIHWHGLLLPFQFDGVPGVSFPGIKPGQTFTYEFPIRQNGTYWWHSHSGLQEQAGHYGPLVIEPKDPDPRYDRDYVVLLSEFTPIHPHEIMRKLKVGEHYFQRQMNSATEGELSGEQRRMWGQMRMNPRDISDVTGSTYTYLINGHGPADDLQLEFKPGERVRLRVINGSAMTFFNVRIPGVPMTVIQADGQDVDPVEVDEFQIGTAETYDVIVQPSDGSHAIVAEAMDRSGMGVASLTSHKGHIATPPPLRKIPTLTMTDMGMMDHAAMGHGDMGGDMAGMDHDMRDTSLLPADVKAGPGVDMVAPSPTDRMDFPGLGLDNVEHRVLRYTYLRARRMNPHREVERAMEIHLTGNMERYMWSFDGKTFTSVTDDPIRFGFDERVRVKLVNQTMMAHPIHLHGHYFELVNGADHMHQPLKHTMVVQPGGTATFDLTANEPGDWAFHCHLLYHMHAGMMQVVTVRPFPEATRA, encoded by the coding sequence ATGCCTGTTTCCCTCAATCGTCGCCATTTCATTTCGAGCACCGTCGGGCTCGCCGCCGCCGCATCGCTGGCCACGCCCGCCTGGGCGAAGGGCCGCTCGCTCACTCACGCGAAGAACGGCTTCGGCGAATTGTCGGGCGAGGATATCGCGCTGTCGATCGGCGATGCGCATTTTGTCACCGGCGCACGCTCGGGCCACGCGATCGCGGTCAACGGCACGGTGCCCGGCCCGCTGATCCGCCTGCGCGAAGGGCAGGACGTGCGGCTGCACGTGACCAACAATCTCGATGAGGATTCCTCGATCCACTGGCACGGCCTGCTGCTGCCGTTCCAGTTCGACGGGGTGCCGGGCGTGAGCTTTCCGGGCATCAAGCCGGGGCAGACCTTCACCTACGAATTCCCGATCCGGCAGAACGGCACCTATTGGTGGCACTCGCATTCGGGGCTGCAGGAACAGGCGGGGCATTACGGCCCGCTGGTGATCGAGCCCAAGGACCCCGACCCGCGCTACGACCGCGATTACGTCGTGCTGCTGAGCGAATTCACGCCGATCCATCCGCACGAGATCATGCGCAAGCTCAAGGTCGGCGAGCACTACTTCCAGCGCCAGATGAACAGCGCGACCGAGGGCGAGCTGTCGGGCGAGCAGCGCCGGATGTGGGGCCAGATGCGGATGAACCCGCGCGACATTTCGGACGTCACTGGCTCGACCTACACCTATCTCATCAACGGACACGGCCCGGCGGACGACCTCCAGCTGGAATTCAAGCCCGGCGAGCGCGTGCGGCTGCGCGTCATCAACGGCAGCGCGATGACGTTCTTCAATGTCCGCATTCCCGGCGTGCCGATGACGGTGATCCAGGCCGACGGGCAGGACGTCGACCCGGTGGAGGTCGACGAATTCCAGATCGGCACTGCCGAGACCTACGACGTGATCGTCCAGCCGTCCGATGGCAGTCACGCGATCGTCGCGGAAGCGATGGACCGCAGCGGCATGGGCGTCGCCAGCCTGACCAGCCACAAGGGCCACATCGCCACGCCGCCGCCGCTGCGCAAAATTCCCACGCTGACCATGACCGACATGGGCATGATGGACCACGCCGCGATGGGGCATGGTGATATGGGCGGCGATATGGCCGGCATGGACCACGACATGCGCGACACCTCGCTCCTGCCCGCCGACGTCAAGGCGGGGCCGGGCGTGGACATGGTCGCGCCTAGCCCCACGGACCGGATGGACTTCCCCGGCCTCGGCCTCGACAACGTCGAGCACCGCGTGCTGCGCTACACCTATCTGCGCGCCAGGCGGATGAACCCGCACCGCGAGGTCGAGCGCGCAATGGAGATCCATCTCACCGGCAACATGGAACGCTACATGTGGTCGTTCGACGGGAAGACATTCACCTCGGTCACCGACGATCCGATCCGCTTCGGGTTCGACGAACGGGTGCGGGTGAAACTCGTCAACCAGACGATGATGGCGCATCCGATCCACCTGCACGGCCATTACTTCGAGCTGGTCAACGGCGCGGACCACATGCACCAGCCGCTGAAGCACACGATGGTGGTGCAGCCGGGCGGGACGGCGACGTTCGACCTGACCGCCAACGAGCCGGGCGACTGGGCGTTCCATTGCCACCTGCTCTACCACATGCATGCGGGGATGATGCAGGTCGTGACCGTGCGGCCGTTCCCCGAAGCAACGCGAGCGTGA
- a CDS encoding metal-sensitive transcriptional regulator, with translation MAGSSSTKINRLNRIAGQVRGVAQMIEDDRYCIDILHQLRAIKSALAKVESQVLKDHAACCVNEAIASGNEAQQREKFEELVDLLEKARG, from the coding sequence ATGGCCGGGTCATCCAGCACCAAAATCAACCGCCTGAACCGCATCGCCGGGCAGGTGCGCGGGGTCGCGCAGATGATCGAGGACGATCGCTACTGCATCGACATCCTGCACCAGCTTCGCGCGATCAAGTCGGCACTCGCCAAGGTCGAAAGCCAGGTGCTCAAGGACCACGCAGCCTGCTGCGTCAACGAAGCCATCGCCAGCGGCAACGAAGCCCAACAGCGCGAAAAGTTCGAGGAACTGGTCGACCTGCTGGAAAAGGCGCGCGGTTAG
- a CDS encoding TM2 domain-containing protein yields the protein MDDPLHHTSRRLSAGHASFGRKGLSDRQPAPCDPYQDHRAAFLAEERARDGARPCAAPHEVSRASGIAAPTPFVSGYAPERSGLKARVEDELDRLFGPPHRRSIIVAYLMFFFASPLSVHRFYCGEFHSAIAQLALLCGSVICFVIFPPLGAIGLILRGIWVGFDFLMIPGMMQRFKDRSGTGRSVMA from the coding sequence ATGGACGACCCGTTGCACCACACCTCGAGACGTTTGAGCGCGGGACATGCGAGTTTCGGCAGGAAAGGCCTGAGCGACCGGCAACCCGCCCCGTGCGACCCCTATCAGGACCACCGCGCGGCGTTTCTTGCCGAAGAACGGGCGCGTGATGGTGCGCGACCTTGCGCCGCGCCCCATGAGGTCTCGCGCGCGTCCGGCATCGCAGCGCCGACCCCTTTCGTTTCGGGTTACGCACCCGAGCGATCGGGCCTCAAGGCAAGGGTGGAGGACGAGCTGGATCGGCTGTTCGGCCCGCCGCACCGGCGCAGCATCATCGTTGCCTATCTCATGTTCTTCTTCGCCAGCCCGCTGTCGGTTCATCGGTTCTATTGCGGCGAATTCCATTCCGCGATCGCCCAGCTCGCCCTGCTTTGCGGGAGCGTGATCTGCTTCGTTATCTTTCCGCCGCTCGGAGCCATTGGGCTGATCCTGCGCGGGATCTGGGTCGGGTTCGACTTTCTGATGATCCCCGGAATGATGCAGCGCTTCAAGGATCGCAGCGGCACCGGCCGCTCGGTGATGGCCTAA
- a CDS encoding nuclear transport factor 2 family protein, which produces MRQLRSNHRREERGNMRSLVSGIALGFATATALLGPSVASAQEPAAVPQSDDHKRMMAAAKVVQSARDTGLKGDFEGWLKHFTPDVVFIVNDTVVLGRAELRKVYTMFFSAARGAGLEMRAPEIIESGWTGDRIYVWQKEFLGEAEIVTYGEYEVAGDKISRVVASY; this is translated from the coding sequence ATGCGACAATTGCGCAGCAACCATCGTCGGGAGGAAAGAGGAAATATGCGCAGTCTCGTTTCTGGCATCGCTTTGGGTTTCGCAACGGCAACGGCATTGCTCGGGCCTTCGGTCGCGTCAGCCCAAGAACCGGCTGCCGTGCCGCAATCCGACGACCACAAGCGGATGATGGCAGCGGCCAAAGTGGTGCAGAGCGCCCGCGACACCGGACTCAAGGGCGACTTCGAAGGATGGTTGAAGCATTTCACCCCCGATGTCGTCTTCATCGTGAACGACACCGTCGTCCTCGGCCGGGCCGAGCTGAGAAAAGTCTACACCATGTTCTTTTCGGCGGCACGCGGAGCCGGCCTGGAGATGCGAGCCCCCGAGATCATCGAAAGCGGCTGGACCGGTGATCGGATCTATGTCTGGCAGAAGGAGTTTCTCGGCGAGGCCGAGATCGTCACCTACGGCGAATACGAAGTGGCCGGCGACAAGATTTCGCGGGTGGTCGCGTCCTATTAG